Proteins from one Triticum aestivum cultivar Chinese Spring chromosome 7A, IWGSC CS RefSeq v2.1, whole genome shotgun sequence genomic window:
- the LOC123149083 gene encoding cold-responsive protein kinase 1 yields MSCFSRIFKRTSGGQQQTGPLNEDLPGVENITRFSYKELDRATARFDQSNKIGEGGYGPVYKGTLRDGTAVAVKVLSLQSRQGAREFLSELITISDISHENLVKLYGCCVEGSHKILVYNYLENNSLAQTLLGSQQHSSIQFNWRTRVNICIGVAQGLAYLHDGVRPHVVHRDIKASNILLDQDLTPKISDFGLAKLLPSDVSHISTRVAGTLGYLAPEYAIRGQVTRKSDVYSFGVLLIEIVSGRCNTDTKLPYEDQILLEKTWAYYDQGQLDEIIDSSLGDDLDVDEACRFLKVGLLCTKNVTKRRPDMSTVTRMLKGEEDVESHEITKPDVIRDFRDLKLRSKATSSSLLTSIVARSSPSSLSSTGNTTRTSITFTAISDRP; encoded by the exons ATGAGTTGTTTTTCTCGCATTTTCAAAAGGACGAGTGGGGGTCAGCAACAAACTGGTCCACTCAATGAGG ACCTCCCGGGTGTTGAGAACATAACAAGATTTAGCTATAAAGAGTTGGATAGGGCAACTGCAAGATTTGACCAATCCAATAAGATTGGTGAGGGAGGTTATGGACCAGTTTATAAG GGAACACTCAGGGATGGAACAGCCGTTGCAGTAAAGGTGCTCTCTTTGCAGTCTAGGCAAGGCGCGAGGGAATTTCTTAGTGAACTTATTACGATCTCTGATATTTCCCATGAGAATCTTGTCAAGCTTTATGGCTGTTGTGTGGAAGGAAGCCACAAGATCCTTGTCTATAATTATCTTGAAAATAATAGCCTTGCACAAACCCTTCTAG GTTCTCAGCAGCATAGCAGCATCCAGTTTAACTGGAGAACTCGAGTGAATATTTGCATTGGTGTTGCCCAGGGACTAGCATACCTCCATGACGGTGTCCGACCTCATGTTGTCCACCGGGACATCAAAGCTAGCAATATACTTCTGGATCAGGATCTTACCCCGAAAATTTCCGATTTCGGCTTAGCGAAGCTTCTACCTTCAGATGTATCACATATTAGCACAAGAGTCGCAGGAACGCT AGGTTACTTGGCTCCCGAATACGCCATCCGAGGACAGGTGACCCGGAAATCAGATGTTTACAGCTTCGGCGTTCTGCTGATAGAAATAGTCAGCGGAAGATGCAACACTGATACAAAACTACCCTACGAAGATCAGATTCTTCTTGAGAAG ACGTGGGCATACTACGACCAGGGGCAGCTGGACGAGATCATCGACAGCTCCTTGGGCGACGACCTGGACGTGGATGAGGCGTGCAGGTTCCTGAAGGTGGGGCTCCTGTGCACCAAGAACGTGACGAAACGGCGGCCCGACATGTCGACGGTGACCCGGATGCTGAAGGGCGAGGAGGACGTGGAGTCGCATGAGATCACCAAGCCCGACGTGATCCGGGACTTCAGGGACCTGAAGCTGAGGAGCAAGGCCACGTCGTCGTCGCTGCTGACCTCCATCGTGGCGCGCTCCtcgccgtcgtcgttgtcgtccacCGGCAACACCACCCGCACCTCCATCACCTTCACCGCCATATCGGACCGCCCCTGA